Proteins encoded in a region of the Tripterygium wilfordii isolate XIE 37 chromosome 21, ASM1340144v1, whole genome shotgun sequence genome:
- the LOC119989708 gene encoding uridine kinase-like protein 3 produces MGSKSVVDMIEASSGVHFSGFHMNGLQTRDPDMGQPTTSAADNMHKQPFVIGVAGGAASGKTTVCDLIIQQLHDQRVVLVNQDSFYHNLTEVELTRVHEYNFDHPDAFDTEKLLSAMEELRHWKAVDIPNYDFKSYKNNVFPARRVNPSDVILLEGILAFHDPRVRDLMNMKIFVDTDADVRLARRIRRDTVEKGRDIAAVLDQYSKFVKPAFDDFILPTKKYADIIIPRGGDNHVAVDLIVQHIRTKLGQHDLCKIYPNLYVIQATFQIRGMHTLIRDSQTTKHDFVFYADRLIRLVVEHGLGHLPFTEKPVVTPTGSVYTGVDFCKRLCGVSVIRSGESMENALRACCKGIKIGKILIHREGDNGQQLIYEKLPLDISDRHVLLLDPILGTGNSAVQAILLLISKGVPEGNIIFLNLISAPQGVHVVCKRFPRIKIVTSEIDNGLNEDFRVIPGMGEFGDRYFGTDDDDLDVMAAAPSQASK; encoded by the exons ATGGGTTCTAAATCTGTCGTGGACATGATAGAGGCCTCCTCTGGAGTGCATTTTTCTGGGTTTCATATGAATGGTTTGCAGACAAGAGATCCAGACATGGGACAACCAACAACCTCCGCTGCTGACAATATGCATAAACAACCTTTTGTAATTG GAGTTGCTGGAGGAGCTGCATCTGGAAAGACAACAGTTTGTGATTTGATTATACAACAGCTTCATGATCAGCGTGTCGTGCTCGTTAACCAG GACTCCTTTTATCACAATCTTACTGAGGTGGAACTAACTCGAGTTCATGAGTACAACTTTGACCATCCTG ATGCATTTGACACTGAAAAGCTATTATCTGCTATGGAGGAATTGAGGCATTGGAAAGCTGTAGATATTCCAAATTACGATTTCAAGAGTTATAAAAACAATGTTTTTCCAGCAAGGAGG GTCAATCCTTCAGATGTTATCCTTTTAGAAGGCATACTTGCTTTCCATGATCCACGTGTTCGGGATTTGATGAACATGAAGATATTTGTTGATACAG ATGCTGATGTACGTCTGGCTAGGAGAATAAGGCGTGATACTGTTGAAAAGGGTAGAGATATTGCTGCAGTCCTTGACCAG TACTCCAAATTTGTGAAACCGGCTTTTGATGACTTCATTCTTCCAACAAAGAAGTATGCAGACATCATTATTCCTCGAGGAGGAGATAATCACGTAGCTGTTGATTTGATTGTACAACATATCCGTACTAAGCTTGGCCAGCATGATCTTTGTAAAATATATCCTAATTTGTATGTCATTCAAGCAACTTTTCAG ATACGGGGTATGCATACCCTCATACGTGATTCGCAAACAACGAAgcatgactttgtcttttatgcTGATCGGTTAATCCGTTTG GTTGTTGAACATGGTCTTGGGCATCTTCCTTTTACAGAAAAGCCAGTGGTCACTCCGACTG GTTCTGTATATACTGGTGTGGATTTCTGTAAGAGGTTATGCGGCGTCTCCGTTATTAGGAG CGGTGAAAGTATGGAGAATGCATTACGAGCATGCTGTAAAGGAATCAAAATTGGAAAGATTCTTATTCATAGGGAAGGTGACAACGGTCAGCAG ctaatatatgaaaaattgcCACTAGACATATCAGACAGGCATGTGTTACTATTGGATCCTATCTTAGGCACAG gTAATTCGGCTGTTCAAGCTATTCTGTTGCTCATAAGCAAAGGTGTACCAGAGGGCAACATCATATTTCTCAATCTGATTTCT GCACCTCAGGGAGTGCATGTGGTGTGTAAAAGATTTCCAAGAATCAAGATTGTGACGTCTGAGATTGACAACGGGCTAAACGAAGACTTCCGTGTCATACCTGGCATGGGGGAGTTTGGAGATCGATATTTTGGTACTGATGATGATGACCTGGATGTGATGGCAGCAGCACCTTCGCAAGCGTCCAAGTAG
- the LOC119989711 gene encoding sufE-like protein 1, chloroplastic/mitochondrial gives MSSTIISSLRFLATKIPISHYPPTTTRTLTIPISSTITFFKRPIFFQRIPTRKLPTASSSPSSSVEIQPIEELPPKLQEIVRLFQSVKDSRAKYEQLMFYGKNLKPLDTQFKTEENKVEGCVSQVWVRAYLDAEKNVVFEADSDTVLTKGLAALLVQGLSGRPVEEVLRVTPDFVVLLGLQQSLTPSRNNGFLNMLKLMQKKALEAFVLAERGAGSVESDSIQNQIEDYSSPRLKLDGSDGNTSAGLSTEEGSDDSENKSDLGLLGSRGLRIRERLERELDPVELEVEDISYQHAGHAGVKGSDGETHFNLKVVSKEFEGKSLIKRHRLIYDILQEELQSGLHALSIVAKTPAEVAQK, from the coding sequence ATGTCTTCCACAATCATCTCCTCTCTACGCTTCCTCGCCACCAAAATCCCCATCTCTCACTACCCACCAACCACAACAAGAACCCTAACAATACCCATCTCTTCAACCATTACTTTCTTCAAAAGACCAATCTTTTTCCAAAGAATTCCCACCAGAAAACTTCCTACggcatcatcatcaccatcaagcTCTGTGGAGATTCAACCAATCGAAGAGCTCCCTCCCAAGCTCCAGGAGATCGTGAGGCTCTTCCAGTCAGTGAAGGACTCGAGGGCCAAGTATGAGCAGCTCATGTTCTACGGCAAGAACCTGAAGCCACTCGATACCCAGTTCAAAACAGAGGAAAACAAAGTGGAGGGTTGTGTCTCTCAGGTCTGGGTTAGGGCGTACCTCGATGCGGAGAAGAACGTTGTGTTTGAGGCTGATTCTGATACGGTGTTGACAAAGGGGCTTGCTGCTTTGCTTGTTCAGGGGTTATCGGGGCGTCCTGTGGAGGAGGTTTTGAGGGTTACTCCGGATTTCGTGGTGCTTTTGGGGCTTCAACAGAGCTTGACGCCTTCGAGGAATAATGGGTTCTTGAATATGTTGAAGCTGATGCAGAAAAAGGCACTCGAGGCATTTGTTCTGGCCGAGAGGGGTGCTGGGTCTGTTGAATCGGATTctattcaaaatcaaattgagGATTATTCAAGTCCAAGATTGAAACTTGATGGCAGCGATGGGAATACGAGTGCTGGCTTGAGTACTGAAGAGGGCAGTGATGATTCGGAGAACAAATCGGATTTGGGTTTATTGGGAAGTAGAGGATTGAGAATCAGGGAGAGATTGGAGAGGGAGCTTGATCCTGTTGAATTGGAAGTGGAAGACATCTCTTATCAGCATGCCGGCCATGCTGGTGTTAAAGGTAGTGATGGGGAGACACATTTCAACCTGAAAGTTGTGTCTAAAGAGTTTGAAGGAAAGAGCTTGATTAAGAGGCATAGGTTAATTTATGATATTTTGCAAGAAGAGTTGCAGAGTGGACTACATGCACTGTCAATAGTAGCGAAGACTCCAGCTGAGGTTGCTCAAAAATAA